One stretch of Macaca nemestrina isolate mMacNem1 chromosome 17, mMacNem.hap1, whole genome shotgun sequence DNA includes these proteins:
- the LOC105476400 gene encoding TNF receptor-associated factor 4 isoform X2 produces the protein MPGFDYKFLEKPKRRLLCPLCGKPMREPVQVSTCGHRFCDTCLQEFLSEGVFKCPEDQLPLDYAKIYPDPELEVQVLGLPIRCIHSEEGCRWNGLLRHLQGHLNTCSFNVVPCPNRCPMKLSRRDLPAHLQHDCPKRRLKCEFCGCDFSGEAYESHEGMCPQESVYCENKCGARMMRRLLAQHATSECPKRTQPCTYCTKEFVFDTIQCGVGTVAREDLPGHLKDSCSTALVLCPFKDSGCKHRCPKLAMARHVEESVKPHLAMMCALVSRQRQELQELRRELEELSVGSDGVLIWKIGSYGRRLQEAKAKPNLECFSPAFYTHKYGYKLQVSAFLNGNGSGEGTHLSLYIRVLPGAFDNLLEWPFARRVTFSLLDQSDPGLAKPQHVTETFHPDPNWKNFQKPGTWRGSLDESSLGFGYPKFISHQDIRKRNYVRDDAVFIRAAVELPRKILS, from the exons ATGCCTGGTTTCGACTACAAGTTCCTGGAGAAGCCCAAGCGACGGCTGCTGTGCCCACTGTGCGGGAAGCCCATGCGCGAGCCTGTGCAGGTTTCCACCTGCGGCCACCGTTTCTGCGACACCTGCCTGCAGGAGTTCCTCAG TGAAGGCGTCTTCAAGTGCCCTGAGGACCAGCTTCCTCTGGACTATGCCAAG ATCTACCCAGACCCCGAGCTGGAAGTACAAGTATTGGGCCTGCCTATCCGCTGCATCCACAGTGAGGAGGGCTGCCGCTGGAATGGGCTACTACGCCATCTGCAG GGCCACCTGAATACCTGCAGCTTCAACGTCGTTCCCTGCCCTAATCGCTGCCCTATGAAACTGAGCCGCCGTGATCTACCTGCACACTTGCAGCATGACTGCCCTAAGCGGCGCCTCAAGTGCGAGTTTTGTGGCTGTGACTTCAGTGGGGAGGCCTATGAG AGCCATGAGGGTATGTGCCCCCAAGAGAGTGTCTACTGTGAGAATAAGTGTGGTGCCCGCATGATGCGGCGGCTGCTGGCCCAGCATGCCACCTCTGAGTGCCCCAAGCGCACTCAGCCCTGCACCTACTGCACCAAGGAGTTCGTCTTTGACACCATCCAG TGTGGTGTGGGCACTGTGGCCCGGGAGGACCTGCCAGGCCATCTGAAGGACAGCTGTAGCACTGCCCTGGTGCTCTGCCCATTCAAAGACTCCGGCTGCAAGCACAGG TGCCCTAAGCTGGCAATGGCACGGCATGTGGAGGAGAGTGTGAAGCCACATCTGGCCATGATGTGTGCCCTGGTAAGCCGGCAACGGCAGGAGCTGCAGGAGCTTCGGCGAGAGCTGGAGGAGCTATCAGTGGGCAGTGATGGCGTGCTCATCTGGAAGATTGGCAGCTATGGACGGCGGCTACAGGAGGCCAAGGCCAAGCCCAACCTTGAGTGCTTCAGCCCTGCCTTCTACACACATAAGTATGGTTACAAGCTGCAGGTGTCTGCATTCCTCAATGGCAATGGCAGTGGCGAGGGCACACACCTCTCACTGTACATTCGTGTGCTGCCTGGTGCCTTTGACAATCTCCTTGAGTGGCCCTTTGCCCGCCGTGTCACCTTCTCCCTGCTGGATCAGAGCGACCCTGGGCTGGCTAAACCACAGCACGTCACTGAGACCTTCCACCCCGACCCAAACTGGAAGAATTTCCAGAAGCCGGGCACGTGGCGGGGCTCCCTGGATGAGAGTTCTCTGGGCTTTGGTTATCCCAAGTTCATCTCTCACCAGGACATTCGAAAGCGAAACTATGTGCGGGATGATGCAGTCTTCATCCGTGCTGCTGTTGAACTGCCCCGGAAGATCCTCAGCTGA
- the LOC105476400 gene encoding TNF receptor-associated factor 4 isoform X1, producing the protein MPGFDYKFLEKPKRRLLCPLCGKPMREPVQVSTCGHRFCDTCLQEFLSEGVFKCPEDQLPLDYAKIYPDPELEVQVLGLPIRCIHSEEGCRWNGLLRHLQGHLNTCSFNVVPCPNRCPMKLSRRDLPAHLQHDCPKRRLKCEFCGCDFSGEAYESHEGMCPQESVYCENKCGARMMRRLLAQHATSECPKRTQPCTYCTKEFVFDTIQSHQYQCPRLPVPCPNQCGVGTVAREDLPGHLKDSCSTALVLCPFKDSGCKHRCPKLAMARHVEESVKPHLAMMCALVSRQRQELQELRRELEELSVGSDGVLIWKIGSYGRRLQEAKAKPNLECFSPAFYTHKYGYKLQVSAFLNGNGSGEGTHLSLYIRVLPGAFDNLLEWPFARRVTFSLLDQSDPGLAKPQHVTETFHPDPNWKNFQKPGTWRGSLDESSLGFGYPKFISHQDIRKRNYVRDDAVFIRAAVELPRKILS; encoded by the exons ATGCCTGGTTTCGACTACAAGTTCCTGGAGAAGCCCAAGCGACGGCTGCTGTGCCCACTGTGCGGGAAGCCCATGCGCGAGCCTGTGCAGGTTTCCACCTGCGGCCACCGTTTCTGCGACACCTGCCTGCAGGAGTTCCTCAG TGAAGGCGTCTTCAAGTGCCCTGAGGACCAGCTTCCTCTGGACTATGCCAAG ATCTACCCAGACCCCGAGCTGGAAGTACAAGTATTGGGCCTGCCTATCCGCTGCATCCACAGTGAGGAGGGCTGCCGCTGGAATGGGCTACTACGCCATCTGCAG GGCCACCTGAATACCTGCAGCTTCAACGTCGTTCCCTGCCCTAATCGCTGCCCTATGAAACTGAGCCGCCGTGATCTACCTGCACACTTGCAGCATGACTGCCCTAAGCGGCGCCTCAAGTGCGAGTTTTGTGGCTGTGACTTCAGTGGGGAGGCCTATGAG AGCCATGAGGGTATGTGCCCCCAAGAGAGTGTCTACTGTGAGAATAAGTGTGGTGCCCGCATGATGCGGCGGCTGCTGGCCCAGCATGCCACCTCTGAGTGCCCCAAGCGCACTCAGCCCTGCACCTACTGCACCAAGGAGTTCGTCTTTGACACCATCCAG AGCCACCAGTACCAGTGCCCAAGGCTGCCTGTTCCCTGCCCCAACCAGTGTGGTGTGGGCACTGTGGCCCGGGAGGACCTGCCAGGCCATCTGAAGGACAGCTGTAGCACTGCCCTGGTGCTCTGCCCATTCAAAGACTCCGGCTGCAAGCACAGG TGCCCTAAGCTGGCAATGGCACGGCATGTGGAGGAGAGTGTGAAGCCACATCTGGCCATGATGTGTGCCCTGGTAAGCCGGCAACGGCAGGAGCTGCAGGAGCTTCGGCGAGAGCTGGAGGAGCTATCAGTGGGCAGTGATGGCGTGCTCATCTGGAAGATTGGCAGCTATGGACGGCGGCTACAGGAGGCCAAGGCCAAGCCCAACCTTGAGTGCTTCAGCCCTGCCTTCTACACACATAAGTATGGTTACAAGCTGCAGGTGTCTGCATTCCTCAATGGCAATGGCAGTGGCGAGGGCACACACCTCTCACTGTACATTCGTGTGCTGCCTGGTGCCTTTGACAATCTCCTTGAGTGGCCCTTTGCCCGCCGTGTCACCTTCTCCCTGCTGGATCAGAGCGACCCTGGGCTGGCTAAACCACAGCACGTCACTGAGACCTTCCACCCCGACCCAAACTGGAAGAATTTCCAGAAGCCGGGCACGTGGCGGGGCTCCCTGGATGAGAGTTCTCTGGGCTTTGGTTATCCCAAGTTCATCTCTCACCAGGACATTCGAAAGCGAAACTATGTGCGGGATGATGCAGTCTTCATCCGTGCTGCTGTTGAACTGCCCCGGAAGATCCTCAGCTGA
- the LOC105476400 gene encoding TNF receptor-associated factor 4 isoform X3, whose product MKLSRRDLPAHLQHDCPKRRLKCEFCGCDFSGEAYESHEGMCPQESVYCENKCGARMMRRLLAQHATSECPKRTQPCTYCTKEFVFDTIQSHQYQCPRLPVPCPNQCGVGTVAREDLPGHLKDSCSTALVLCPFKDSGCKHRCPKLAMARHVEESVKPHLAMMCALVSRQRQELQELRRELEELSVGSDGVLIWKIGSYGRRLQEAKAKPNLECFSPAFYTHKYGYKLQVSAFLNGNGSGEGTHLSLYIRVLPGAFDNLLEWPFARRVTFSLLDQSDPGLAKPQHVTETFHPDPNWKNFQKPGTWRGSLDESSLGFGYPKFISHQDIRKRNYVRDDAVFIRAAVELPRKILS is encoded by the exons ATGAAACTGAGCCGCCGTGATCTACCTGCACACTTGCAGCATGACTGCCCTAAGCGGCGCCTCAAGTGCGAGTTTTGTGGCTGTGACTTCAGTGGGGAGGCCTATGAG AGCCATGAGGGTATGTGCCCCCAAGAGAGTGTCTACTGTGAGAATAAGTGTGGTGCCCGCATGATGCGGCGGCTGCTGGCCCAGCATGCCACCTCTGAGTGCCCCAAGCGCACTCAGCCCTGCACCTACTGCACCAAGGAGTTCGTCTTTGACACCATCCAG AGCCACCAGTACCAGTGCCCAAGGCTGCCTGTTCCCTGCCCCAACCAGTGTGGTGTGGGCACTGTGGCCCGGGAGGACCTGCCAGGCCATCTGAAGGACAGCTGTAGCACTGCCCTGGTGCTCTGCCCATTCAAAGACTCCGGCTGCAAGCACAGG TGCCCTAAGCTGGCAATGGCACGGCATGTGGAGGAGAGTGTGAAGCCACATCTGGCCATGATGTGTGCCCTGGTAAGCCGGCAACGGCAGGAGCTGCAGGAGCTTCGGCGAGAGCTGGAGGAGCTATCAGTGGGCAGTGATGGCGTGCTCATCTGGAAGATTGGCAGCTATGGACGGCGGCTACAGGAGGCCAAGGCCAAGCCCAACCTTGAGTGCTTCAGCCCTGCCTTCTACACACATAAGTATGGTTACAAGCTGCAGGTGTCTGCATTCCTCAATGGCAATGGCAGTGGCGAGGGCACACACCTCTCACTGTACATTCGTGTGCTGCCTGGTGCCTTTGACAATCTCCTTGAGTGGCCCTTTGCCCGCCGTGTCACCTTCTCCCTGCTGGATCAGAGCGACCCTGGGCTGGCTAAACCACAGCACGTCACTGAGACCTTCCACCCCGACCCAAACTGGAAGAATTTCCAGAAGCCGGGCACGTGGCGGGGCTCCCTGGATGAGAGTTCTCTGGGCTTTGGTTATCCCAAGTTCATCTCTCACCAGGACATTCGAAAGCGAAACTATGTGCGGGATGATGCAGTCTTCATCCGTGCTGCTGTTGAACTGCCCCGGAAGATCCTCAGCTGA
- the LOC105476408 gene encoding protein FAM222B isoform X2 yields MRTAHYPTPAELDAYAKKVANNPLTIKIFPNSVKVPQRKHVRRTVNGLDTSAQRYSPYPTQAATKAGLLAIVKVPAKSILKDFDGTRARLLPEAIMNPPVAPYATVAPSTLAHPQAQALARQQALQHAQTLAHAPPQTLQHPQGIPPPQALSHPQSLQQPQGLGHPQPMAQTQGLVHPQALAHQGLQHPHNPLLHGGRKMPDSDAPPNVTVSTSTIPLSMAATLQHSQPPDLSSIVHQINQFCQTRAGISTTSVCEGQIANPSPISRSLLINASTRVSTHSVPTPMPSCVVNPMEHTHAATAALPAAGPVNLPTGISRAPTGYSSDLKPVTWNQHQLAHLQQMCSEAGGTPAPGLTGKHAAGRELAGPGFVGKAPAYPQELCLAPSFHLKPPLEKPTPSPPVNGMAAPLAYPNGHYFQPLWNNILPTPNSDSSGSQDLAMPFHGGQPTGAPLDCAAAPGAHYRAGTGGGPVASQNSLMQTVDYLSGDFQQACFREQSLAMLSKAHRAPGNRAPDPTESRSLHIQHPGYR; encoded by the coding sequence ATGAGAACTGCTCACTATCCTACCCCAGCCGAATTGGATGCATATGCTAAGAAGGTCGCAAACAACCCACTGACTATAAAAATCTTCCCCAACAGTGTGAAGGTTCCCCAGCGGAAACACGTTCGTCGTACTGTGAACGGCCTCGACACATCAGCCCAGCGCTACAGCCCCTACCCGACACAGGCTGCCACCAAGGCAGGCCTGCTTGCCATTGTCAAAGTGCCAGCCAAAAGCATACTCAAGGACTTTGACGGCACCCGAGCCCGGTTGCTCCCTGAGGCCATCATGAACCCCCCAGTGGCACCGTATGCTACTGTGGCACCCAGCACTTTAGCCCACCCCCAGGCCCAGGCTCTGGCCCGCCAGCAGGCCCTGCAGCATGCACAGACCCTGGCCCATGCCCCTCCCCAGACGCTGCAGCACCCTCAGGGTATCCCGCCACCCCAGGCACTGTCCCACCCTCAGAGCCTCCAGCAGCCTCAGGGCCTGGGCCACCCTCAGCCCATGGCCCAAACCCAGGGCTTGGTCCACCCTCAGGCCCTGGCTCACCAGGGTCTCCAGCACCCCCACAATCCTTTGCTGCATGGAGGCCGGAAGATGCCAGACTCAGATGCCCCCCCGAATGTGACCGTGTCTACCTCAACTATCCCCCTTTCAATGGCGGCCACTCTGCAGCACAGCCAGCCCCCGGACCTGAGTAGCATCGTGCACCAGATCAACCAGTTTTGCCAGACGAGGGCAGGCATCAGCACTACCTCAGTGTGTGAGGGCCAGATTGCCAACCCCAGCCCCATTAGTCGCAGTCTGCTCATCAATGCAAGCACCCGGGTGTCGACCCACAGCGTCCCCACACCAATGCCTTCATGTGTGGTCAATCCCATGGAGCACACCCATGCGGCCACTGCCGCGTTGCCTGCTGCAGGTCCTGTCAACCTGCCCACAGGCATCTCTCGCGCCCCCACTGGCTACTCTAGCGACCTCAAGCCAGTCACCTGGAACCAGCACCAGCTGGCCCACCTACAACAGATGTGCAGCGAGGCTGGTGGGACGCCAGCCCCTGGCCTGACAGGCAAGCATGCAGCAGGACGCGAGTTGGCAGGGCCTGGCTTTGTGGGCAAAGCCCCTGCCTACCCGCAAGAACTCTGCCTGGCGCCGTCCTTCCATCTGAAGCCACCCCTGGAAAAGCCGACCCCATCCCCACCAGTCAACGGCATGGCAGCCCCATTGGCCTACCCCAATGGCCACTACTTCCAACCCCTGTGGAACAACATTCTGCCCACTCCCAATAGCGACAGCTCGGGGTCTCAGGACCTCGCCATGCCGTTCCACGGTGGGCAGCCCACAGGTGCACCCCTCGACTGTGCAGCAGCTCCCGGGGCCCACTACCGAGCAGGGACCGGGGGCGGTCCAGTGGCAAGCCAGAACAGCTTAATGCAAACAGTGGATTACCTAAGTGGGGATTTCCAACAGGCCTGCTTCCGAGAACAGAGCCTGGCCATGCTGAGCAAGGCCCACCGAGCCCCTGGCAACCGAGCCCCCGATCCCACAGAGAGTCGAAGTCTTCATATTCAGCACCCAGGGTATAGATAG
- the LOC105476408 gene encoding protein FAM222B isoform X1, with translation MLACLPGPGDLSFQLLSHTQMNTGLQKWDTTQKMRTAHYPTPAELDAYAKKVANNPLTIKIFPNSVKVPQRKHVRRTVNGLDTSAQRYSPYPTQAATKAGLLAIVKVPAKSILKDFDGTRARLLPEAIMNPPVAPYATVAPSTLAHPQAQALARQQALQHAQTLAHAPPQTLQHPQGIPPPQALSHPQSLQQPQGLGHPQPMAQTQGLVHPQALAHQGLQHPHNPLLHGGRKMPDSDAPPNVTVSTSTIPLSMAATLQHSQPPDLSSIVHQINQFCQTRAGISTTSVCEGQIANPSPISRSLLINASTRVSTHSVPTPMPSCVVNPMEHTHAATAALPAAGPVNLPTGISRAPTGYSSDLKPVTWNQHQLAHLQQMCSEAGGTPAPGLTGKHAAGRELAGPGFVGKAPAYPQELCLAPSFHLKPPLEKPTPSPPVNGMAAPLAYPNGHYFQPLWNNILPTPNSDSSGSQDLAMPFHGGQPTGAPLDCAAAPGAHYRAGTGGGPVASQNSLMQTVDYLSGDFQQACFREQSLAMLSKAHRAPGNRAPDPTESRSLHIQHPGYR, from the coding sequence gGGACACTACACAGAAAATGAGAACTGCTCACTATCCTACCCCAGCCGAATTGGATGCATATGCTAAGAAGGTCGCAAACAACCCACTGACTATAAAAATCTTCCCCAACAGTGTGAAGGTTCCCCAGCGGAAACACGTTCGTCGTACTGTGAACGGCCTCGACACATCAGCCCAGCGCTACAGCCCCTACCCGACACAGGCTGCCACCAAGGCAGGCCTGCTTGCCATTGTCAAAGTGCCAGCCAAAAGCATACTCAAGGACTTTGACGGCACCCGAGCCCGGTTGCTCCCTGAGGCCATCATGAACCCCCCAGTGGCACCGTATGCTACTGTGGCACCCAGCACTTTAGCCCACCCCCAGGCCCAGGCTCTGGCCCGCCAGCAGGCCCTGCAGCATGCACAGACCCTGGCCCATGCCCCTCCCCAGACGCTGCAGCACCCTCAGGGTATCCCGCCACCCCAGGCACTGTCCCACCCTCAGAGCCTCCAGCAGCCTCAGGGCCTGGGCCACCCTCAGCCCATGGCCCAAACCCAGGGCTTGGTCCACCCTCAGGCCCTGGCTCACCAGGGTCTCCAGCACCCCCACAATCCTTTGCTGCATGGAGGCCGGAAGATGCCAGACTCAGATGCCCCCCCGAATGTGACCGTGTCTACCTCAACTATCCCCCTTTCAATGGCGGCCACTCTGCAGCACAGCCAGCCCCCGGACCTGAGTAGCATCGTGCACCAGATCAACCAGTTTTGCCAGACGAGGGCAGGCATCAGCACTACCTCAGTGTGTGAGGGCCAGATTGCCAACCCCAGCCCCATTAGTCGCAGTCTGCTCATCAATGCAAGCACCCGGGTGTCGACCCACAGCGTCCCCACACCAATGCCTTCATGTGTGGTCAATCCCATGGAGCACACCCATGCGGCCACTGCCGCGTTGCCTGCTGCAGGTCCTGTCAACCTGCCCACAGGCATCTCTCGCGCCCCCACTGGCTACTCTAGCGACCTCAAGCCAGTCACCTGGAACCAGCACCAGCTGGCCCACCTACAACAGATGTGCAGCGAGGCTGGTGGGACGCCAGCCCCTGGCCTGACAGGCAAGCATGCAGCAGGACGCGAGTTGGCAGGGCCTGGCTTTGTGGGCAAAGCCCCTGCCTACCCGCAAGAACTCTGCCTGGCGCCGTCCTTCCATCTGAAGCCACCCCTGGAAAAGCCGACCCCATCCCCACCAGTCAACGGCATGGCAGCCCCATTGGCCTACCCCAATGGCCACTACTTCCAACCCCTGTGGAACAACATTCTGCCCACTCCCAATAGCGACAGCTCGGGGTCTCAGGACCTCGCCATGCCGTTCCACGGTGGGCAGCCCACAGGTGCACCCCTCGACTGTGCAGCAGCTCCCGGGGCCCACTACCGAGCAGGGACCGGGGGCGGTCCAGTGGCAAGCCAGAACAGCTTAATGCAAACAGTGGATTACCTAAGTGGGGATTTCCAACAGGCCTGCTTCCGAGAACAGAGCCTGGCCATGCTGAGCAAGGCCCACCGAGCCCCTGGCAACCGAGCCCCCGATCCCACAGAGAGTCGAAGTCTTCATATTCAGCACCCAGGGTATAGATAG
- the LOC105476408 gene encoding protein FAM222B isoform X3: MNPPVAPYATVAPSTLAHPQAQALARQQALQHAQTLAHAPPQTLQHPQGIPPPQALSHPQSLQQPQGLGHPQPMAQTQGLVHPQALAHQGLQHPHNPLLHGGRKMPDSDAPPNVTVSTSTIPLSMAATLQHSQPPDLSSIVHQINQFCQTRAGISTTSVCEGQIANPSPISRSLLINASTRVSTHSVPTPMPSCVVNPMEHTHAATAALPAAGPVNLPTGISRAPTGYSSDLKPVTWNQHQLAHLQQMCSEAGGTPAPGLTGKHAAGRELAGPGFVGKAPAYPQELCLAPSFHLKPPLEKPTPSPPVNGMAAPLAYPNGHYFQPLWNNILPTPNSDSSGSQDLAMPFHGGQPTGAPLDCAAAPGAHYRAGTGGGPVASQNSLMQTVDYLSGDFQQACFREQSLAMLSKAHRAPGNRAPDPTESRSLHIQHPGYR; the protein is encoded by the coding sequence ATGAACCCCCCAGTGGCACCGTATGCTACTGTGGCACCCAGCACTTTAGCCCACCCCCAGGCCCAGGCTCTGGCCCGCCAGCAGGCCCTGCAGCATGCACAGACCCTGGCCCATGCCCCTCCCCAGACGCTGCAGCACCCTCAGGGTATCCCGCCACCCCAGGCACTGTCCCACCCTCAGAGCCTCCAGCAGCCTCAGGGCCTGGGCCACCCTCAGCCCATGGCCCAAACCCAGGGCTTGGTCCACCCTCAGGCCCTGGCTCACCAGGGTCTCCAGCACCCCCACAATCCTTTGCTGCATGGAGGCCGGAAGATGCCAGACTCAGATGCCCCCCCGAATGTGACCGTGTCTACCTCAACTATCCCCCTTTCAATGGCGGCCACTCTGCAGCACAGCCAGCCCCCGGACCTGAGTAGCATCGTGCACCAGATCAACCAGTTTTGCCAGACGAGGGCAGGCATCAGCACTACCTCAGTGTGTGAGGGCCAGATTGCCAACCCCAGCCCCATTAGTCGCAGTCTGCTCATCAATGCAAGCACCCGGGTGTCGACCCACAGCGTCCCCACACCAATGCCTTCATGTGTGGTCAATCCCATGGAGCACACCCATGCGGCCACTGCCGCGTTGCCTGCTGCAGGTCCTGTCAACCTGCCCACAGGCATCTCTCGCGCCCCCACTGGCTACTCTAGCGACCTCAAGCCAGTCACCTGGAACCAGCACCAGCTGGCCCACCTACAACAGATGTGCAGCGAGGCTGGTGGGACGCCAGCCCCTGGCCTGACAGGCAAGCATGCAGCAGGACGCGAGTTGGCAGGGCCTGGCTTTGTGGGCAAAGCCCCTGCCTACCCGCAAGAACTCTGCCTGGCGCCGTCCTTCCATCTGAAGCCACCCCTGGAAAAGCCGACCCCATCCCCACCAGTCAACGGCATGGCAGCCCCATTGGCCTACCCCAATGGCCACTACTTCCAACCCCTGTGGAACAACATTCTGCCCACTCCCAATAGCGACAGCTCGGGGTCTCAGGACCTCGCCATGCCGTTCCACGGTGGGCAGCCCACAGGTGCACCCCTCGACTGTGCAGCAGCTCCCGGGGCCCACTACCGAGCAGGGACCGGGGGCGGTCCAGTGGCAAGCCAGAACAGCTTAATGCAAACAGTGGATTACCTAAGTGGGGATTTCCAACAGGCCTGCTTCCGAGAACAGAGCCTGGCCATGCTGAGCAAGGCCCACCGAGCCCCTGGCAACCGAGCCCCCGATCCCACAGAGAGTCGAAGTCTTCATATTCAGCACCCAGGGTATAGATAG